A window of Psychroflexus sp. ALD_RP9 contains these coding sequences:
- a CDS encoding peptide MFS transporter has product MEFKFGGSELNQKTVLGQPSGLFVLFFTEMWERFSYYGMRALLVLFLTASLLDEGWAWERDDALLLYGWYTGLVYITPVIGGYIADKLLGYRKAVVWGALIMTLGHASMALEGFTGAFFYLGLLFLIIGNGLFKPNISSIVGKLYKDEGKKKDAGYTIFYMGINAGAFLGILMCGYLGEKVGWHWGFGLAGVFMFFGMLQFFYAQSIFGNIGLKPDKDDNFIDSTAIEGETEHIDQKADKSVSNKVKNDRLIVIGVLAFFSIFFWWAFEQAGGSMTIFAGDYTDRLLTDKTAYIFKIINAVITVIPMLVITWVLVMLFRQTFGVHPLSNIFLATSFVIIWGVVIWMLYREFTNDVAEVPASWFTVLNSLFIIIFAPLFSKIWESKLNPSGPVKFAIGLVLLGLGFAFLSYGSFGIPQGAKTASVSMIWLIFAYLFHTLGELCVSPVGLSYVSKLSPAKLVGLMFGVWFFANFLANLLAGVTGSYIDIITENYSMSTFFLIFTIIPAGAGVVMLAISKLLVNKMHGIK; this is encoded by the coding sequence ATGGAATTTAAATTTGGTGGTTCTGAGTTAAATCAAAAAACAGTTCTAGGTCAGCCCTCAGGCCTTTTTGTATTATTTTTCACTGAAATGTGGGAGCGCTTTTCATATTATGGAATGCGAGCACTTTTGGTTTTATTCTTAACAGCATCATTACTAGACGAAGGTTGGGCTTGGGAAAGAGATGATGCCTTGTTATTATACGGTTGGTACACAGGTTTAGTATATATTACGCCGGTAATAGGTGGTTATATAGCCGACAAGTTATTGGGCTACAGAAAAGCGGTAGTTTGGGGTGCATTAATTATGACCTTAGGTCATGCTTCTATGGCTTTAGAAGGCTTTACAGGTGCTTTCTTTTATTTAGGCTTATTGTTTTTAATTATAGGTAATGGCTTGTTTAAGCCAAATATTTCATCAATCGTTGGGAAATTATACAAAGATGAAGGAAAAAAGAAAGATGCTGGTTATACTATTTTTTATATGGGAATTAATGCAGGCGCCTTTTTAGGGATCTTGATGTGTGGTTATTTAGGAGAAAAAGTTGGCTGGCATTGGGGTTTTGGACTAGCAGGTGTTTTTATGTTTTTTGGAATGTTGCAGTTTTTTTATGCACAATCTATATTTGGAAACATTGGTTTGAAGCCAGATAAAGATGATAATTTTATTGATAGCACCGCTATCGAAGGAGAGACAGAACATATTGATCAAAAAGCTGATAAATCTGTAAGTAATAAAGTGAAAAATGATCGTCTAATTGTTATAGGTGTACTTGCATTTTTCTCAATATTCTTTTGGTGGGCATTTGAACAGGCTGGTGGTTCTATGACAATTTTTGCTGGTGATTATACAGATAGACTTTTAACTGATAAAACAGCTTATATATTTAAAATAATTAACGCTGTGATTACCGTAATTCCTATGCTTGTAATCACATGGGTTTTAGTGATGCTGTTTCGTCAAACTTTCGGTGTTCATCCGCTTTCAAATATATTCTTAGCAACAAGCTTTGTGATTATTTGGGGAGTTGTAATTTGGATGCTTTATAGAGAGTTTACAAATGATGTTGCAGAAGTTCCTGCAAGTTGGTTTACGGTACTTAACTCTTTATTCATCATTATTTTTGCACCATTATTTTCTAAGATTTGGGAAAGTAAGCTTAATCCTTCTGGTCCTGTAAAGTTTGCAATTGGCCTTGTATTATTAGGCTTAGGTTTTGCTTTTTTATCCTATGGTTCGTTTGGTATACCTCAAGGAGCTAAAACTGCATCTGTAAGTATGATATGGTTAATTTTTGCCTACTTATTTCATACACTTGGTGAGCTTTGTGTGTCTCCAGTTGGATTGTCTTACGTTAGTAAATTGTCGCCGGCTAAGTTAGTTGGACTTATGTTTGGTGTTTGGTTTTTTGCCAACTTCCTAGCTAATTTGTTAGCAGGTGTTACAGGAAGTTATATCGACATTATCACAGAAAACTATTCAATGTCAACCTTCTTCTTAATTTTTACGATTATCCCAGCTGGCGCAGGAGTTGTAATGCTTGCTATAAGTAAGTTACTTGTTAACAAAATGCACGGCATAAAATAA